tggctgatggaatttaaccTGGTGAAATGTGAAGTGTTACACTTTGGAAGATTACATGTAAGAGGAGGAGAATACACGTTAATAGCAAGAACGTGCAGAGGGGTCCTGGTGTCCAAGCCAATACCTCCCTGAAATTGGCTACATggattgatagggtggtaaagagggcagatggcatgcttgcttttattagtgtagtaactgagttcaagagtcaggaagttatgttgcagctttataaaactccagttaggctgcatctggagtattgcattcatttcAGGTTGtcccactacaggaagaatgtcaaGACTTtgcaggtttaccaggatgctgcctagattactgtaaggagaggttggacaaactggagttgttttctctggagcagggaGCCTGAGGATAGatcagatagaggtttataagattttgaGATGCATAGACAAACAGCTTAGTATCTCTTTTGAAATAGTTGAAATGTCAGCTGCTTGGGGGCAGCTACTTAAGGTGATACaggataagttcaaaggagaggTGTGAGCAAGTTTCTTTTTTACATggagtggtgagtgcctgaaaCGCACTGCCTCGGATGGTGGTGGGCGAGAGTACAATAGAGATGTTGAAGAGGCTTTTAGACTGGCACGTGACTGCAGAAAATGGGATGGTGTGGTCTATATGGAGTGTTGAGAATCCAGGGTCACATTCTCCGAATGAGTCAGACATTAGGATCTAAGGTGAGAAGTGCAGTAAACCTTGGAAATCCATTACCCAGGGAAACCGTGGTGGCTTAGCATATTTACCataagatttttttttgataTGAAAGGGATCAAGAGCTTAGGGAGTTTATATGGAAGCAGGTGACAAGGTACCAGATTAGGGATGAATTTGATAACGACAGAGTACCAATGATTAGCTAAGTGACTCACTTTTGCAATTGCTTATGGTTTTACCTGGGGTATTCAGTGAACCAGCAATAATGAATTGATGGCGTATTTCTGAGTCAGGATAACCCTCAAATGATGCTGTGTCTGCTCTTAACCTTAATGGTTCTAAAACCTGGAGCTGTTAAGATGCATCTTACCTTAACTACACTGCTTCAGTTGTGGTTGGAATCAATCCTGAGTTTAATGATAAATACATCAATCAAATTAATACCTTTGCCATGGGTTGTATTAAATTTTCTAAATATTGCTTTATCTCTTGACTTGAGCCTGATGAAGTTGTTTATACAGATGGGAGGAGAGCCTGTCATTGTAGAATGCTTAGTCTTTCCCTTGGTTGTAATGTAGTATTGGTAATGGTAAGTCCATTCGAGCAGTAGCAGTGATTGAAGCCTAATGTGTCCACAGTCCATCCGGGCTACCCTAACTGCATGTTCACGGTATGGCATTTGTTCCTTATCGTCTGTGACCACATGTTTGGATATTCAGCCTGTGCTTTCTGTGCTTTTGAGTAGTGTAGACAAATACTTCCAAATCATCAGTACAAGATCCACTCCTCACCTTTATGACAAAGGCTCAGACATTCTGAAGTAGCTGAGCCATGCTTTGCCTCTCACAGGGAATAATCATCTTGTTGTTATCGAATTACTCTAGTCTTCCATTTAACAGTTCATCCAATTTTGTAATTCCTCAAGAGCTTGTACTTTGAGTTGATGTATTTTTCTTGATTATGGTGCATGATCTAGCCAGATTGAATCCACTTCTACTCTGCTTTTATATAGGATATACAAGTTGCTTGACAGTAGGGAGCAGCAGAGGGTGGAAGTTTGGTTTTTGGACTAGAGCCCTGTGACTAGCAGTTTTCCCCAGGGCTCAGTGTTAAGCCCATTCCTATGTGTCATCTATATTAcaccaatgacttggatgaagtgTACAATGCCTAGTTCATAAGTTCGCAAATACTAAAATAGTTATTGTAAGACAGTTGTCAGGATACAAAGAGGGATTTTAATCAGATAGGGAAAAAGGCTGAGGAAAGGAAAATGTGGATGATtgcaaggtgttgcattttgggaggacaacTGAGCTTAGGActttcacattgaatggcaggacCCTGGGGTGCATGGTAGGATAGAGGAACCTAGGAGGACAAATACATCCTTTCCTGAAAGTAGGGTCACAAAAGCAGCTTTTGGCATGCTGGGCTTCGTCAGCTGTGGCACTGAGCATAGGAGTCTGGATGTTATGTTATAGTTATTGATGAGGCCACTTTTGGAATATTGCGTTGACGCTGCTATAGGGAAAAAATACAattgaattggaaagagtgcagaggagatttacgagggtcttcatggagtgtaggagaatgaggggcataGGTAGGGCGAATATGCACAGCCTTTTTTCCCCAAGGTTGGCAAATCAGAAACTGGAGAAAAGGGGTTTAGGCTTAAAGGAATCTGAGGGGCCACCCAGAGGTTGGTCCATATGTGGAATGAATAGCTAGATGAATTTGTTGAGGCAGGGAACATTAACAAGATTTAAAGGATAATTGGAAAGGAAATCTTTCGAGGAATATGGGACAAGTCCAGATGAGGGTCTTTACTGGCCAATTGGACAAAcgacctgtttctgcgctgtatgcTTTTGACATATTCCGCTCAAAATTTTGGGCCTGGAGGCAGATTTTTCCCCATCATTTtactctcctctcacctctctcaatctccaacgttactcaactagctacctcaaactgaactgaactcttttcatcatcgtaagactgtatccattcacccctaggtttgaaagagcctagttttgttcctaatTCCACACTTATTCCACAGCTGGTTTTAAACTGGTAAAGAACAGGACATAAAATGTGTTTCTCAGTTCAAGACAAAGTCACGCTGATCAAAGCTTTTATGTGATGTATTAAACAATCTTTGACCTGCAGTTGGAATTGAGGATTAAAGCAAAGTACAATATcaggaattgattttttttttctttaaactttACAAAGGTCTTCAAGGAACGCTGCAGAATTCATTACAAGCCTTCAAACAACCTGTGAACCTGAAGCATTGAAGACAGGCCAGACTCTGCCTACCCATGGCTTGAAAAGAATGAATTAAATTGATGTTATTCAGGTTAAAGCACAGTGGACCATCACAGGGACCGATTATGGGTATAAGCCAAGAGTTGTTAGGACAGGCCTTTTATCATTGAGAGAAAAGTGTAGTTCTGGTAATTACCTAAGCCAGCCTGTAAAATTGGTTTTCACCAATTTCTTATGCTGCAAGCTTTTCAAAAAAATCACTTTGAATATCATACGAAatctttcataattttttttaaatttcataaTGGAACAGTTCAGTTTATGCCAGGGAATATATCTGGAAATGTCTGTTTTTATTACATTGATTTTCCCATTTGTCCTGTGCATAATTACTGGACAGTATCGCAATTTTTCAAGATTACCTCACTTGGAATGAATAGTCAGGGCTTTAAGTTGAAAAAAATTGGATTTTTAAAGTGTTACCTATCAATTTCACTTGGTAACTTGAAATGCAAGTATTGATTCATCTCCCAATCAACATAGTGCATTTTGTTAGCTAAGTGTACAGAATAAAATCATGATTAAGCTATGCACATCGTAACAAATTTTGAAGACTAAATTGAGACATTAGATTTTGACAGACTATTCTCATCTGTGGTGTTCAGGCAAGGAATTAAGGCCAGTAACAGTTGTAAATTGCAGATTAACAACAGAGTTTATAAAATTAGAATCCTTTCCTCAGGCTCATCTTCATTTTGAAACTGAATTAGCATTTATCTTGTGCATTTATTCTGTATCCAttttataaaatttttaaaaaatgtgattTCCATGTAAGATGGAACAAGATGAAAGGGCCTCACACCCCTTACTACAGGACTCAATTTCTACCATCTTTCAGTTTTCTTGCATGTTTAATGGGAGATGTACTCAAAGTGGCAAAGATACCAAAGTATTTATTTGGCCTTTCAGTTATTCCTGGCTTTTACCTTTTGTGTGCTATATAATGTACTCTCTccattaaataaaaacacaatctgGAAGTGGGGAATAAAGTAATTCTTCCCTTTGTTCCCACTGCACATAACCAAGTTGCCAAGAAGCTGCTTCCAACAAGTATTACCCTGTGGAATAAACAGATACAGGCAATGATACATGAAAAATAATCATTGAAATGGGTGAAGTGATATTGCTACTGTCTGCTTTTGTGTTTATATTCAAGAGGATTCTACTGAATCATAAATGTCATGAGTTCCATTATCTTTATGAAACGGAATACATTTTAAGATTTAAAAAGGTCTGTCTTTTCATATGTTGAAAGCTTGACATTCAGTTTTGTATAACATATAATTCATGTTCTTGAAATCACAATGAATGAAACAATACTTTATATCTAGAGTATGTCATATGTATTAATATCCACTGGTGCTTTTAAGCTTGGTGTAAGTATAGATAGTGTGAAATGTACTCCTTCGAAAGAGCTGGACCTCCCCTCATTAAAAGCAACAAAGAATTCTGTTTTTACTGATTATTTTAATGTCCAAGTTTATTAAAATTCCATTTTAATACTGTCAGAGCCTGCTGTGAAAGTTTGAACTCTTAGGAGCCATCTATTGCGGTACATTTTCCTCACTTGTCTTTGAAATTTTTCTCATTTTAATTGTACCTGGCATTTCAAAGTTTGAGCATGCAGTGGAATAGCTTGTGTATAGTAGACTGTACATGTATTTTTTACCTTAATGAACTGTACTAAATGTGCCAGTATAAATTTAGTATTGCCAAAGTTATTAACATCAAATGTAGCCTTCGAAGGGTTAAATGAAGGTCAAATTTGGCATAAACCCTATGTAGGTCTCTAAGCAGCAGAGAACAAGATTGCCCATATATTGGAAGAATTTTCCTAATCTACAAGACCCAACCTTACACACAAAAGGTAAAACCTGGGAACTTTACCTTTTTCACACAACAGAATTTTAGGATTAATTTTGAGAACTACTAGCTTTCTGCTAAAATTTACTAAATATTCATAGTGAATTCAAGTCCAACACTGTAGCAACACATACTTACCATCTCTTTAATGAGTAGCAGAAACAATTGGTCAGAGTGCAGAAGAATTGTTTCTTCCTCTCGAAGGTCTGACAAGTCTTTATTCAAATGAATAGTGATAATTGATAAATAAAACCGGATTTCCTAATGTATTGATTTAATGGTTGCAGTACTTGTTCAAGACCACTGATGTAATAAAATTAACAGATTCAAGCTTCCTGCACTTTGTGTTCCCCAACTGTAACATAGTGGCAAAAATGACATCTTTATTTGATAGTATTTTAAATCACTTGATATCTGGAAGTACTTAAGATTGTCAGAAGTTCTACAAAAGAGGCAAGATACTGACTGGAAGATGAAATAATAATTCTAATTGATTAGGAAGATGTCTTTTAAACACCAGGTTGAAAAGTCATTATTTCCATAATGTTGTATTAAAGCAATAAAATCCTTTGACAAGCAGTAGCAAGTGCATTTATTTCTTAAAGTAAACTGCAGAGTACAATAAAGTATACATAATCTCAACAAAAACAATTTAGTTCAAAAATTGTGCCCATTCATTTCATTACACAAATTAAATTCATCACAATAACCTTTGATTACAAAAATCTTTAATGTTAGTTCAAGGATGGTATACATAATCTTGAACCTCTGCAGTCTTCTCCCAACCAGGAAATATGGTTTATATGGCTAGAAGTTGATGCAAAATAAGTATGTCTCCAGTTTTGATAAAGCCAAAAGAGAGAAGcttaaaaatataaaacaaacTACTTTTGCACAAGCCTAGAGCACTGACAGCAAGATATTTTCTATtcaaaaataatttatttctTCATCCTCTGACTTGTTGTTCTGGATGCTCAGTATCTCCTTTGTACTTCCATGACAAGGAAGCTTTTCATATACTTTGACGTGAATGTAGTCAATGCCACCAACATGGAtctaacaaaataaaataaaattgttcAAGCTAGCATCTCAACCTATTGTACTAATAAGTCTTACTGGTACAATTAGTACAATAAAAAAGTCAAAAACTACGGCATTTATGGAGAGTTAATGGGTTAAAACACTATTTTATCAGCACTAAACAAATGCAGAGATATTGGGTTAGATGACAAGTGGAAGCTGATATGGTAGAAAGCAGAAAAAGTTAAATTGCAAAAGAGGTTAGTGGCATGTGACAACATAGGGGTTAATAATAATAGTGAATAACAAAGGGATAGCCTAGTTGCAAAATGGCAAGCAAAAATTATAGTACAGTATTCTAGTAGTGCAGATTACCAAGTTTCTATAAGACATTTTTACTTTTCTCAAAACTCAGTGGCATACTGTACATCTTTCACAACCAAGAGGCAatccactttgtaataaaaaaaaacctgaagtATCTGCTGTTTCTGACCAATGAAAAAAATATTGGGAAGTGCTAGTGTTTAAAAAGACTGGGCATCCTTGTACACTAGTCACTAAAAGGCACCATACACCACAGCAAGCAGGCGAGAAGTCAAGCTTGAGGGCCAGGGTACAAATATAAATACTTCACTGCTATTATGTAGACGTTTGATGAGTCTACATCTGTAATACGATGTTCGGGTTTTCCTATTTTTGTAGAGTGGAGTAAAGAGTCAGGCTAGCTCTATCGTATGACAGGGTATTGAGAAGGCCGAGACTCACTGCAGTTTAAAGAAAGAGGCAATCTCCCTGAACAATGCAATACTTGAGGGCCAAAACTGTAGATAGATGTACTTAAGctgaggagtctaggactgggCATCAGATACACAAGGGGTAGATGATCCAGATCAGAAATAAGATTGTTCTTCACTTAGTAATGTTTGGAACTTCCTGGCCTAGAGGACTGTGCATTCAGATCTAAAATCTATTAGGGGCTAGGGATATGGCAGGAGAAAGGTACTAATGTAAACTATGCCTGAGCTTGAGTAGCAGAGTGGGCCACGTGACCCTCTTCTATTtcttacacacaaaatgcatctAGGAGCCGGGGTAAAAATGGTTAGCTTGGAAATTTGCCTTTCCCTCACTGCCAAAGTAACATTTCAATAGCTTTGTAAGTAGAAGTACGTgcaaggagtttgtccattctcctcatgactgcgtgggtttcctctgggtgctgtggtttcctcccacagtccaagggtgtaccagttgataggttaattggtcattgcaaagtGAACTATGATCAAGCTAGGACTAAATCGGGGACTGCTGCGGAGCATAACTAGAGGGGCTGATTCTGCACTCTCAATAAATATGAATGCCATTATCAAAATTAAGCAGCTACTTAAGTTATCATGCATGAGTTTAGTAATGTACAATGTAAATGAATTAGAAACACAAAATTTTTTGAAATAACTAAGGCCTACTTACTTTAAGATAGTGGTTGGTCCCAGATACAAGTTGTGTTTTGTAGGCTTTGACAACAAATACATCAAATGTTTTTCCAGCTTTGTCTTCAACCTGAGACTTCACCTGAGAAACAAGGGTTTGATACTGAATTACTTTCATCTGTACATCTTTAATTAGGAAAAGCATCCCAGAACCTGAGGTATTCAGGAAACAAGGGCAAATTGAGTTTTAGCTCATGTGGTGTGTTCACAAACTCAAGTTACCCCAAATATCCTTTATAATCAAAACATTTATTTGCATTTACTTCCTGTGCCACAGGCGGGTGCATGCTTGGTCTGCTCTGCCTGCTatggtgggagaggcaaatacattagagggttTTAagagatgggcacatggatacaaggaggatggagggatatggacatgctGTAGATAGGCAGGATTagggtttgggtgtttttgatttgtgggctgaatggcctttcccTGGTCGGTATTATATATTACATGTTCTAGAAGGGTTTAGGAAACATCCTGGAAAAGGCATATGTTAAAGATATTGACCAGTGAAAGCCATGTTGCCAAACGAGAAGGGATGAGTGTAAATTTAGTGAGATGGAAAAGTTCTGTTCTTTTTTCTGGGTTGAAGGAGATTGTGATTAGGAGATAAAGACCATGAAAAATAGTTTAAATGCAATCACTTAAGAGGGAGCTGAAATAAATATACTCATTGCCTAGTGCACAAGTTAGATCCAGAGCAAGGACAAAATTGGGCACATTAAATACGACAATCGGAATGATGATATGAAACTGAATAACAGAAGTCATACCAGAGAGAATGCGATTAGGTAAAGCTAAGTGCAGTCAATGTTCTTGACAACCAACAGTTTTGCATGTTACTGCCAAGGGCTAGGACATGGATTCCACAAGTCCATGTTAGAGTCCTCCAAGTGTAGGAAGAATAACCATAGCTGCCTGTGTTCTACAACTCTGCCAGTTAAAGGAGGAATAGATGGGTAATGGTCAAATAGGATGTCATTTGCACTTTGTACAGAGCAGAAAGCTAGCACTATAGGAAGCACAGAAATAACTGAAGTGACTTAATTCAAATGAGACTTCATATTTTTACTTTAGAATTACAGAACTCTGCCCCATGAGCCAGTCACTGTAACTTTACTCCATTAGCAATTTTAACTGTCAATTTTAGATGCCACATTCCAGGATATCTGGGCATTTAATTTACACAAATTTCTTGTTCTTAAAAcctatattcttttttttaaaaaggcaaattCCTATCAGCTTACTGATAAATTGTTAAGCTTATGGCCATAAAACTGGACATTACTTTGgaatcataaacacaggagattctgcaggtgctgaaaatccagagcagcacatataaattgctggaggaacacagcaggtcaaacagcatctatggaggggaataaattgtctatgttttgagccaaggcccttcatcaggactggatgggAGGATAAAGATTCCAGAATATGATGGAAGGGAAGGGAataagtacaagctggcaggtgataggtgaagccaggtgagggggaagttagGTCAGTTGAAACAGGAATAATTTAGGAATTATGGGAATACTGACAAATTCAGGGAGTATGGTTGAAAGAGAAACTTAAACTGTTTCAGGTCAATGTACTTTACATTCATTTCTCCAACAATAAACATTCCAACCCATTTCTAGTATTTATAGTTCTTGTTCTTCCAATTCCTATCAATTAAGTCTGGTTTCCAGATTAAGTCCATGGAGTACTACAGCACAAAGACTGGCTCTTCCAGCATCCAGCTCATGCTGACTTGATCTGCCTAATCCAATCTCCAGCACACACCATATCCCTCagtccttcccatccatgtacagagTCCTAGTACAAAGTTTTATAACTCTGGGCTTCTTGTCTTTGCCACTTCTTTTGTTCTTCACTCCACACATTTCTGCAAAACTTAGTTCTAAAGCCAATAGAAATCATTAACCAACAGTATGCCTTCTCTACCTCCAAATAATTTCCAGCCCCTCACCATATTTGGAGATTATGTGAACAGTTTGTTCTTTGAAGCTGATACACTGCTGGTACTCTACCTATACATCCAAACCATTTCAATATGGAACATGACTTTCTTGTCTTCTTTTCCATAGTTCACTCCTAGGATATGCCTGCATTAATAACTTGGAAGTGACTAGACCTAAGTAATGTTTCTATTGCCCATCTATTCTCTAATTTGCTTTCTAACTCAGCAATGACGTGGATTTTCTAAGTGGGTCAGAAATGGGTCGACAATTTGCTCAGGTATACATGTTAAAACACATTACCACGCTGAACATCTCACTGCAGCCATCATGCCTTAACTGaaacagaccataagatataggggcagaattagtccatctggcccatcgcatctgctccatcattcaatcatggctgattctttttttcttctcctcaaccccagtttccagccttctccccataacctttgtccaatcaagaacctatcaatctctgccttaaatacatccatcaactggcttccacagctgcacgtggcaacaaattcaccacccttttatctaaagaaatttctctgcatctgttttgaaagggcacccctctattccaaggctgtgccctcttgtcctagactctcccaccaagggaaacatcctttcaacatttgaaaggcttcaataagatttccacgcccccccccccccccatccttctgacttccagcaagtacagacccagagccatcaaatgttcctcataggataatcctttcactcctggaattatccttgtatacctcctctggaccttctccaatgccagcacatcttttctaagatgaggggcccaaaaccatTCACCGTACTCAaggtgagtcctcaccagtgccttataaagcctcagcatcacatccttgctcttgaattctggacctcttgaaatgaatgctcacatgcatttgccttcctcatcacccactcaacctgcaagttcactttcagggtgttctgcacaggaactccaagtccctctgcatctcagattcctgtttagaaaataatctgcacatttatttctactaccaaagtgcatgacattcACTTtccaacaacacatttcatttccactttcttgcccattctcctaatctaagtcctgtACCCTACTAcacttcaacactacctgccccttcaccaatcttcacTTGGCAaaaaagtcatctattccatcatctaaatcatttatacacAGCATAAAACAAAGTGGTctcagcaccgacccctgcagaataccactagtcactggcagccaaccacacaagaatccttttattcccactcactgcctcctaccaatcagccaatgctctaaccatgccagtaactttcctgtaataccatgggctcttaacttggtaagcagcctcgtgtgacaccttgtcaaaggccttctgaaagtccaaatatacaacatccactacatcccctttatctgtcctacttgtaatctcatcaaagaattccaacaggtttgtcaggcagggattttccctgaaggaaaccaagctgactttgtactatcttgtcctgtgtcaccaagtactccatcacctcatccttaacaattgaataacattttcccaaccactgaggtcaggttaactggtctacaatttcttttctgctgccttcctcctttcttaaagagtagagtgacatttcctattttccagtcttctggcacaatgatttttgaaaaatcatttctaatgccaccataatctctacactacctctttcagaaccctaggggtcagttcctctggtctgagtaacttatgtacctttaggtctttcagcttcttgagctccttctctcttgtaatagtaactgtatccacttctgttccttcacacacatcAGACATTCTGCCAGCAtcgtccacagtgaagactgatgcaaaatactcatttaattcatcagCCACCTCCTTGTcccttgttattatttctcctgccttatTATCTAGCagttctatatccactctcatttcttttatttttaaacatacttgaaaaaacttttactatccactttgatattgttcgCTAGCTcgctctcatatttcatcttctcccttcttcGTGAGGTTTTTAGTTCCTCTCTGTAAAGAGTAAGGAGGGGGTTTAACACAGCCTGAGGGGCACCCAAGTTcagggtcagaggtgagggagcccactcttaccacctgtcaGCAACGATTGCAACCTGGATTCCAAGGAAGCTTGTATCTCAAAGCTTGAGTTCACTATCCTCTTTTTAAAAACCTCTCCTCCCAGATCAACACCTCTCATCTGAATGACAGAAGGTCGTCATCCTAGTGACACCGCCATCCTCTCCACCCATTATCCCTCCCCGCCTTCAGCATTATTACACAAGCAGCTTTCCCAAATTCAACTTCACACTTTGTGCGATCGAGGCAAACCCATTACCAAAACCACAACTGTCTAACCGTGCCGGGTGGTCAGGGAGTGGGTTCTGAATCTGTTCCTTCACACCTTAAGCTCCACCACGAACTCCACCTTTTGTCCACCATTCGGGACTTTTCCCCGAGTTGAAACAATCTCCGCGACCTACTTTCAAAAGTTTCCTTTCATTGGGGAGGAGGTGTATGCGGTAACGCTGTACATAAAGCGCACTCACTGAATCGGCAAGCTGCTGAACGTCCTGGGTGACAGGCTTCCCCTCACTGATCCCGCCACAACAAAAGCCCTTAGCGGCCATGGTTACCCTCGTCGACTCTCTGCCCGGTGACAAGCGAACCCTCTCCCGCTGCCGCGATTTACGGGCTCTTGTCACATGCCACAACTACCGCAATGACGCAGCAAGGAAGTCAGCTGATTGCAACAGGAAGGAATTCTGCAAAGTTGGCAGACGGGAAGTTTGCGATGTCAAGAAGAAAACCTCACTCAGGCCAATATATTTACTGCAGTTTAATATTATTTTCTTTACTCGCATGCTGCCTGGTTGAACAACGTTGTCCTCCCTGAGATGCGGCATCGGCAGAAAATCGGAGAACTATGTTTTCCAATGATATATTCTGAACCGCCTTTTTGCTTCGAATGCTCTGTAACGAAGGAACTAGGTGGGTTAGAACAGCTATCCATTCACAGCCGAGTCGCAGCGAAAGAGATAACATTGTTGTTATCATTTCCAGGTTACCAAAGGCCCCGGGAACTCTCAAAGCAGACCCGAAGTAACACTCAAACACGGCGGTTCAAAGCCCGCTCCTTCTCACGCAGGAAGGAAGCACGCAGTCCAAAGAACGCCTCGTTAACAATGGTGACAATCCCCTCGACTGCGAACGGGGAGTTTTCACAATGTGAGAGAGGACAGCTCATATCCACCCATCCCGGGCTAAAACAAATGAATTTCTGTTCGAAATTTGGAATTGAGACTAGTTCGTTGGAATAGAGAAATGTCAAGACTTTAGATGTAATATTTTAAAATCAGGCAAGCGTTGCTAAGAGGGAGTGACAATTGGCTCTTTTTCGGCGTTAGTGAATATTTGTGACTGCAACCGCAGAAGCTGTTACAGCATGAAAAATTCCCCGGAAGTCACATTTCAGACAGACTTACCACACAAATGCCATTCTGGTCTAAGGCTGCACAAACCAGAGAACTGGCATATGTTGCATTTTCCTCACCTGACATTCCCCTGGTAGTTCCTTTCTACGTACTGTATCTGTTCACATCcttctgattttgtttttgttACTTTATTGCCTTAAGAGGTATGTTACAGTAGCCAGTTAAAGAAAAACAACTAGTATTGGAAGCAAACCAGGGTCTGTGATCACATGAAACAGGCAAAAGATTCTGCCCACACATTAGAGGAGCTACTGTTAAAGCCGGCAAAATCAAAATCTTTAAAGGACCTCATTTTAAATAGCAAGTACTGATATGCTTTTGTGCAAAGCACACCTTTTATGAAATATTTTGGATTCTTGAATCCCACCGTTTCTAAAAATCTATTGATTTCTCTCTTGGAAATTCTCAGTGACTGCGAATTCATATTTAATTATCTTTCAATGatgcatgaatacagccaaacaaaacagcattcctccaggaccatggtacAAAGTACAGTattaacagtcatacacagcacaagtaCATAtaggcacatataag
The sequence above is a segment of the Hypanus sabinus isolate sHypSab1 chromosome 4, sHypSab1.hap1, whole genome shotgun sequence genome. Coding sequences within it:
- the LOC132393334 gene encoding cystatin-B-like isoform X2, encoding MEERKRGEQHQREAMDRQGEEVKSQVEDKAGKTFDVFVVKAYKTQLVSGTNHYLKIHVGGIDYIHVKVYEKLPCHGSTKEILSIQNNKSEDEEINYF
- the LOC132393334 gene encoding cystatin-B-like isoform X1, which gives rise to MAAKGFCCGGISEGKPVTQDVQQLADSVKSQVEDKAGKTFDVFVVKAYKTQLVSGTNHYLKIHVGGIDYIHVKVYEKLPCHGSTKEILSIQNNKSEDEEINYF